From the Moritella sp. Urea-trap-13 genome, the window CAAATAACCAGTAGCTGGAATTTGTTAATTCATTGCGCGCTTTATATCATATACAGATAAATAGCACAAATTTTGAGGCATAATTTTTTGCTCATTACACCATCAAATAACATCGCACGCATCCCTTATTCTAGCGGGTTATCAGCATAATTCTTGGCATCACATTTATTATTCACCTGCCTGCTAATACCTACAAAGAGCAAGCCATGGCAGAGAAGCATTGATCCGCAAAAAAAATTTATGCTTATCACTCGCATTAGCGTTACAATAAAAGCCATAAAACAAAACATTTATCTATATTGAAGAGTGAAAAATGAGCGTAATCATTAAAACTGAAGAGCAAATCGAAAAAATGCGCGTTGCTGGTCGTCTAGCAGCACAAGTACTAGAAATGATAGAACCGTTTGTAGTTGCCGGGGTGACCACTCAGGAGTTAAATGATCGTTGCCATGAATTCACTTTAGCAAACGATGCATTATCTGCGCCTTTGTTTTACCCAAGCTACGATGAAAATGATGATACTGCATTTCCAAAATCAGTTTGTACATCGATCAACAGTGTTGTTTGTCACGGTGTGCCTGATGAACGAGCATTAGAAGATGGTGATATTCTTAATATGGATATCACCGTAATCAAAGATGGCTTCCACGGCGATACATCAAAGATGTTTTTCATCGGTGAAGTTTCTCCACGTGATAAGCAATTATGTCGTATCTCGCAAGAAGCACTATATGAAGGTTTACGCCAAGTAAAACCAGGTGCACGCTTAAGCCGCATTGGTGAGATCATTGAGAAAAAAATCAAGTCGC encodes:
- the map gene encoding type I methionyl aminopeptidase; protein product: MSVIIKTEEQIEKMRVAGRLAAQVLEMIEPFVVAGVTTQELNDRCHEFTLANDALSAPLFYPSYDENDDTAFPKSVCTSINSVVCHGVPDERALEDGDILNMDITVIKDGFHGDTSKMFFIGEVSPRDKQLCRISQEALYEGLRQVKPGARLSRIGEIIEKKIKSHNKANPTRKYSIVEEYCGHGIGQKFHEEPQVLHYKSRFNESNQNLVLKEGMCFTIEPMINAGKKHNHVADDHWTVLTKDNKNSAQWEHTLVVTKDGCEILTLRDEETIPRILKN